A genomic window from Congzhengia minquanensis includes:
- a CDS encoding RHS repeat-associated core domain-containing protein has product NRYYDPKLGRFISEDPAKSGSNWYVYCENNPLKFVDPWGAGCGRTFCYT; this is encoded by the coding sequence GAAACCGGTATTACGACCCCAAGCTCGGCAGGTTTATCAGTGAGGACCCGGCAAAGAGCGGCTCTAACTGGTATGTTTATTGTGAGAATAATCCATTGAAGTTTGTGGATCCGTGGGGGGCTGGTTGCGGGAGAACATTTTGCTACACTTGA